CTATCGACAAGAGGACATAATATTTAAAGGCCATGCCATTGAATGCAGAATCAATGCAGAGGATCCCTCAAAAGGGTTTATGCCCTGTCCCGGACGCGTGGAAAATGTGTTGTTTCCGGGAGGCTTTGGAGTCCGTGTAGATAGTGCACTATATCCAGGGTATGTGATACCTCCCTGTTATGATTCCATGCTGGCTAAAGTAATTGCCTATGGAAGAGACAGAGATGAAGCGATTCAGCGTATGAAGCGTGCCTTATCGGAGCTAATTATTGACGGAATTCAGACGAATATCGAGTATCAATATGAGCTTCTGGAACGAGAAGAGATTATTACCGGAAACTATCATACTGGACTAATTGAGGGTAAGTAGAGCTATGAATAGAAACCCATTTAAATCTAAGAAATATGCTACATCGAAGATTTATCGTGCTAGACCTCAGGATATTGAACGTACGGAGGAAGAACGCCCGAATGTACCACAGGGTATTATGACCAAGTGCCCGAAGTGCGGTAAAGTTATATATACAAAATTACTATTAAAGAATTTTAAGCGTTGTGATGAATGTGGCTATAACTTTAAGGTTTCAGCAAATGAGCGGTTTGCTATGATACTGGATGAAGGCGAATTATTTGAATTAGATGCGCATATTACTACAAAGGATCCATTACAATTCCCTGGTTACGGTGATAAGTTAATTAGGACACAAACCCAGACAGGTCTTGTGGATGGTATCGTTACGGGTAAGGGGAAGATAGACGGACTTCCGGTGATGCTTGGAGTAATGGACTCTGCCTTTTTTATGGGAAGTATGGGAACAGTAATCGGTGAGAAATTAACCAGGTTGTTTGAAAGAGCAACGAAGGAAAGGTTACCAGTTATTGTATTTACTGCTTCCGGTGGCGCTCGTATGCAGGAGGGAATATTTTCGCTTATGCAGATGGCAAAGGTTAGTGCAGCGGTGGCAAAGCACAGTGAAGCAGGGCTATTGTATGTGACCGTATTGACAGATCCTACGACGGGCGGAGTGACTGCCAGCTTTGCGATGCTTGGAGACATCATCCTGGCTGAACCAGGTGCTTTAATTGGATTTGCCGGTCCCAGAGTAATTGAGCAAACCATTGGGCAGAAGCTTCCGGAAGGCTTTCAGCGAGCAGAATTTTTGCTGGAACATGGCTTTGTTGATCAGATTGTTTCCAGGGATCAGCTGAAGCAAACCTTAGGGAATATTATTCGTTTGCATTCTACGGCTCATCAGGGTTCAGCAGAATAATCAGAAATTGATTGCCTGCAAGTTAGGCGGATGGAGGCTGTTATGGATATTACACCGTGGGAGAAAGTAAAATTAGCACGAATGCCATTAAGACCTACAGGTCTCGATTATATCAACCGTATATTTGAAAATTTTCTGGAATTACATGGCGACCGATATTATGGAGAGGACCGAGCAATCGTAGGAGGGATCGCATTCTTCGGAAGTATTCCTGTAACGGTAATTGCACAGCAAAAAGGAAGAAACACGAAAGAAAATATTGCGAGAAACTTTTCCATGCCTCATCCTGAGGGATATCGTAAAGCATTACGCCTGATGAAACAGGCGGAGAAATTTCATAGACCTATTATATGCTTTATTGATACACCGGGGGCTTTTTGTGGATTAGGTGCAGAAGAAAGAGGACAGGGAGAAGCTATTGCAACGAACCTTGCGGAAATGATGATGTTAAAAACACCAATCATATCAATTGTAATCTCTGAGGGAGGTAGCGGTGGAGCTCTTGCTCTTGGTGTGGCAGATAAGGTATATATGCTGGAGCATTCGATCTACGCAATCCTGTCACCGGAAGGCTTTGCAAGTATCTTATATAAGGATTCCGGTAAAGCAGAGCAGGCTGCAACCGATATGAAGCTAACTGCTCAGGATTTATATCAATACGGAATCATAGATGGTATTATTCCGGAGCCACAGGGTGGTGCACACAATGATCATGATAGGATGGCGGATAACATCAAGGCAGTCATAGAAGCGGACCTACAGGATTTGCTTCAGAAATCGGTGGAGGAGCTGTTAGAAGACCGATACCAGAAGTTTCGTAAGATTTAAACCAGGCAAGATAAGGGTCTGTTGCATAATACAAAGGCAGGGATGGTAAGTAATATCCTTGCTGATACATTATTGCAACAGACCGTTTCACTAAGTTATACTGCATAACGTTACATTAGTCGCTAAAGAACAGAGGTCGGTTTCACATATACCAGGCTAGAGGTGAAGGTACCGCTTGCGTTTTCTATATAATCCCGGTATTCTTCGTAATTGATATAATATTGCTTTCCCCAGGATGAGATTCGAAGCATAATCTGGCCGGTGACATCATCCTTTATGATACCGGTAACCATGATATAATGCCCATTCACATTCTGCTTAACGGCTTTATAATAATAAGGTTTCATACCGTCCATCTTTTGCGAATCTGTTTCCACATAATCTATTTCACAGCGTTCATAAAATGGAATGCCTTTCTTTCCCCACAAATTCGGTGTGTTTGGACCAATTGACAGTATTACAGGAATATCCCGCCGAAGCATTTCTTCTATCATGTCATACATATCATAATAGGATAACTTCAGTTTCCAATAAGCCCGAAAATTGTATGAATGAACATCACAATACGTGTTTATGGCATTGGCTAACTTGGGGCCTAGAACAGCTATAACTCTTTTGGTATTGGTATATCGGTCATTAATGCTTCTCACATAGGCATCATAATTCTTATACTCAATTTTATTGGTGCCAGCAAGAGCAATCTCAGTTTCAGGATTTCGAAATCTATGGTTATGCAAAGCCAGATATAGGAACATATCTGCGGTTGCGATAGTACCGCATCCGTAGTTATGAAGAATAGAGTCCTTACTATACCAATTGTCCTTAGAAAACCACATCTGATTGCCGCCATATGAAATTGCGGAATCCTTGATTACTGGAACGTAATCGGATTTTGATAATTCAATTGTGATATTATTAATAAATGGCACAGTATATTCTCCTTTATTTATGTTCTCTATTTATTGTATTCGAAATCGTTCATTATGTTGCAGACTTTCAAATAGTGTTATGGAGGATAAGTACAAAGGGCTGTTCCAATATGATCCGGTACTTCTCGGTATCCCGGATGATATAAGAACAGCCCTTATGCCTACATGGTTTATGTGCTTTCCTTATGCAAAGCTAAGTAAAGAATTAATCTTCGTCATCTTCCTTATTAAACAGCATAACCTGTCTTTTTCTTGCCATTTCGTCACTATCAAGATACTCATCATAAGTAGTAATCTTATCGATTAAATGTCCGCCCGCAATTTCCATGATACGGTTTGCAGTAGTTTGAATAAACTGATGATCCTGCGAGGTGAATAGTGCCACACCTGGGAACTTAATCAATCCATTATTTAATGAGGTAATGGACTCCATATCCAGATGGTTGGTTGGTTCATCCAAAATTAATACATTGGCGCCTGCAATCATCATCTTAGAAAGCATAACGCGTACGCGCTCTCCACCGGATAGTACATTAACCTTCTTGGAACCCTCTTCCCCGGCAAATAGCATTCTGCCCATAAAGCCACGAACATAGGTTACATCCTTCTCAGGAGAGAAAGGCATCAGAAAATCGACGATGGTTTCGTCACCTTCAAACAGCTTTGTATTGTCCTTCGGGAAATAGGATACGTTTGTGGTAATACCCCATTTGTAGGAGCCTTCATCCGGTTCAAGCTCTCCAGCCAGAATACGGAATAAGGTAGTTGTAGCAAAGGTATTGGGTCCAACAAATGCAATCTTATCCTCACGTCCGACAATAAAGGAGATATTATCGAGGACCTTCACACCATCAATGGTTTTTGATAGATTCTCAACAGTAAGCACCTCGTTACCGATCTCACGACTGGGTCTGAAATCGATATATGGATATTTTCTGCTGGAAGGTCTGATATCATCCAGTTCGATCTTCTCCAGTGCTCTTTTTCTGGAGGTAGCCTGCTTTGATTTGGAGGCATTGGCACTAAATCGCTGAATGAATTCCTGAAGTTCTTTAATTTTCTCTTCTTTCTTCTTGTTAGCTTCTTTCATCTGCTTAATCATAAGCTGGCTGGACTCATACCAGAAATCGTAATTGCCGGCATAAAGCTGGATCTTAGCATAATCAATATCAGCGATATGAGTACATACTTTATTTAAGAAATAGCGGTCATGGGAAACAACGATTACGGTATTTTCAAAATTAATCAGGAATTCCTCAAGCCAACGAATGGCTTCCAAATCTAAATGGTTGGTAGGCTCATCGAGTAGAAGAATATCAGGATTACCAAATAAAGCCTGGGCAAGTAATACCTTCACCTTTTCACTACCACTGAGTTCACTCATTTTCTTGTAATGAAGCTCTGTATCTATTCCTAAACCATTCAGCAGGGATGCTGCATTTGCTTCTGCTTCCCAGCCGTCCATAGAAGCAAACTCTGCTTCTAATTCACTTGCACGGATACCATCTTCTTCGGTAAAGTCTTCTTTCGCATAGATAACATCTTTTTCCTTCATGATATCATAGAGGCGCTTATTACCCATGATAACTGTTTCAAGTACTTCATATGCGTCATACTTGAAGTGATCCTGCTGTAGGAAGGATAAGCGCTGTCCGGGAGTAATGATGATTTCTCCCTTTGTAGGTTCTATTTGTCCGTTTAATATTTTAAGAAAGGTTGATTTGCCGGCACCATTTGCACCGATTAAACCATAGCAATTGCCCTCGGTAAACTTAATATTTACATCTTCGAACAACGCCTTCTTTCCAATTCTTAGGGTTACGTTACTAGCCTGTATCATGAAAACCTCCTAAATACTTCAAATTATTAACAATCGCCATATCTATTGTATCGTATATTCTTGATTTTGCAAGTATTATTATTATCAAAGCAATCTGGTACTAAAATTATGAAGAATATGCAGAATATTCATATTTATCTTCACAAATAATTCACTATTCGTTAATATCTTTTACATATTTCCTACTTATAATAAAAATATAAGATCGGTTTAAACGAATTGATAAATCAATTCGTTAGCAAATTGATAAATCAATTCATTAACAAATTGATAAATCAATTCGTATGTAATAATGATAGAAGCCACAGCTGCAATCGCGGTAACTGGCTTCGACTAATAACAAGTAAAATTCAAATAAATTTTTTTCATTACCCTCCCCTTAACAGCCAACTTGAAAAAGTTGGCTGTTCCTCTGTGAACATATTACATCACCATGTATCGATACCTGAGACAATTCAGTCATAATTATATGCAAGAAATGTTCAGAAGCAAAATGGTACTAATAGATAGCCATAGACAGTGTCGGAGTATTTGCACTCGTCGGTACTTGGGCTCTGACTTTAAGAGACTTATGTACCGTTACGTAGTGCAACTAAGCGAAAGCGGCTTCGCGGCGGATATATCTCCTGGTCCCATCCTGTCGTATTCTCGGTTGTACACTGTGGTTTTCGTTTGACTTTTAAATCCATCTTAGATAGAATGTAAATATGAAATTGGAGGGTAACTATGGCAATCAACAAAGCAATGAGAATTGCATTAAAAGCATTGTCCTATCCGGATTTGGATGTAAAGAAGAATTATAAGCTGCACCGTCAAATGACGAATGTCGCTCATCCATATATAAAACCGAAATATGAAATGTGGGATCACAAGGTATCCGTAGGAGATTACGATATCCCGGTGAGGGTATTTTTTCCACCGGAAAGCGACGCAGACAATCGGGTACTGGTGTTTTTTCATGGCGGAGGCTGGGTAATCGGTAATATTGATAGCTATACAACGGTTTGCTCGAATATGGCGAATATGACCGGTCATATAGTGGTATCAGTGGATTACCGTTTGGCTCCGGAATATAAGTTTCCTACTGCACCGGAAGATTGTTATGCAGTAACCAAGGCTATTTTTGAAAATGCAGATACCTTTGGTGTTGAGAAAAAGAATATTACATTAATAGGAGATAGTGCAGGAGGGAATCTGGCAGCGGTAGTCTCCATCATGGCAAGAGATCGTGGAGAGTTTATGCCCTCCAGACAGATATTATTATATCCATCTACGGACAGTGATCATAGTCAAACCTCCCCTTATGAATCGGTAAGGGAGAATGGAACGGATTTCTTACTGACCACCAAACGTATTTGTGACTTTATTGATCTATATAAGAGCAGTGATGAGGATTTGTCAAATCCTTATTTAGCACCAATCCTATCAAAGGATTTGTCAAACCAACCCAGAACCTTGATAATCACAGCACAATATGATCCTCTTAGGGATGAAGGAGAAGCATACGGTAAGAAGCTCTATGCTTTTGGAAATGAAGCAGAGGTATATCGTATGAAGGATGCACTCCATGGATTTATTTCCCTGCCAAAGCATTTTGTACATGTAAAACGAAGCTATGAATTAATTAATCAGTTTTTGAACAACGAGAGTAGTAATTAACCTGAAGAAATATCTGGATAAAAACGTTACATATAATATAGAAGACTAACATGAGGCGAGAAAAGAATTCCATCGGAAAGGGAGTAAGAGACATATGAGAAAAAGAAAACCGATCGAATGGGCCAAGCTGGATAATGCCGCGAAAATTTTCCCTCCCACAACCAATGAAATTGATACCAAGGTATTTCGATTTGTTTGTGAATTAAAGGAGGAAGTAGATAAAGAGATATTACAATCTGCATTGGATAAGACCCTGCCATTATTTCCGATGTATCAAACAATCCTTCGCAGAGGTGTATTCTGGTACTATTTTGAACAGACCGATTTAAAGCCAGAAGTAGTAGAAGAGAATAAACTTCCCTGCAGTATGTTATACCGCCAAAACCGTAGAAATTTATTATTTGAGGTATCCTATTTTCATAATAGAATTAATCTGGAGATGTACCATGCTGTTACGGATGGAACTGGTGCGCTTAGCTTTCTTAAAACGTTGATTTATTACTATCTTACGATGAAACACAGTTCGGATTTTACCGAGAAGCTTCCAAACTTGGATTATGATGCCTCTTTTACACAGAGAATGGATGACAGTTATCTGAAATATTACGACGGGGATAAAAGAATTAATAAAGTAAAGCTTACGAAAGCGTATCATATTACAGGCAGACGATCCATAGATAACCGGATGAAGGTAATAGAAGGAGAAATGCCCGTTAAGCAGGTTCTGGAGCTGGCACATCAATATAATACAACGCTTACGATATACTTAACTGCCTTGTTTTTTATGGCTATTTACCAGGACATGCCTGCCAGACAAAGGAAATATCCTGTTGTATTAACAGTTCCTGTCAATCTTCGCTCGTTTTTTCCCTCTGTAACCGCTCGTAATTTCTTTGCGGCTGTTAATATCCGCTATCACTTCGGCAATCAATCTAACCGCTTGGAGGATGTAATTGCTTCCGTCAAGGAATCCTTTGAACGGGAGTTGACAGAGGAAAAGCTGAGAAAGCATCTGAATCGATTATCTGCCTTGGAGCATAATGCGTTCACGCGGGTGGTTCCATTGGTGCTTAAGGATTATGTATTACGCTTTGCCAATTATTTGAGTGATAGAGGTATAACAGCATCTATTTCTAATGTAGGTAAGGTGACGATATCGAAGGAGCTGGCTCCGTATATTCAGCTCTTTGATTGCTTTACCAGTGTAAGAAGACCACAGATTTGCATGTGCTCATTCGGAGAAAGCCTGGTAGTCAGCTTTACTTCTCCTTTTACTGGTACGGATATTCAAAAGAACTTTTTCCGTATGCTGACGAAGGAAGGGGTATCGATTGCAGTAGCCGCTAATATTAAGGATATATGATAGGAGTGATATGATGCTATATTGCGATAATTGTAAGGTTTCCTTGAAAGGGAAACATCAGGTATGTCCATTATGCGGAGGTATCATTCAAAATAATGAAGATGTCACGGAGGATGTATTTCCGAATATTCCAACTATCTATCAGGAATTCAATATGTTTATCCGTGTTATGATATTAATCTCCATTGCAGCCATCATTATCAGCTTTGCAGTTAATATTATCTTTACCAGAGACTCCAGATGGTCATTATTGGTGGCGGCAGCCATAGCCTGTATGTGGTTAAGTATGTTCTTTATTCTCCGTAAGAAGAATAATATACCAAAAACGATACTGTGGCAGGTGGTTCTGATCAGTTTATTATCAGTACTCTGGGATTATTCCATTGGGTGGCATGGCTGGTCATTGGATTATGTGATTCCCTCGATTTGCTTTGCAGCTATGATCATAATAGCGATTACTGCGAAGCTGTTGAAAATTGGTGTGGGGGATATGATAATTTATTTTTTATTGGATGGAATATTTGGGTTTATCCCAATTATTTTCATTATATTTGGTGGCTTGAACGTTCTTTTTCCTTCCGTAATCTGCGTTGCGACCAGTGCAATAAATCTCTCTGCAATTATTTTGTTTGAAGGAGATAATATAAAGACGGAGCTCAAGAAAAGAATGCATATATAATTTTCTATAAAGAAGGGAAGCTTAAAAATGAATTCATTTGTCTTAAAACTAATCGCTATCATAACCATGTTAATTGACCACACAGCCGTCGTGTTTGTACCCCATAATACAGTTTTATATATTGTTATGCGGAGTATAGGAAGACTGGCTTTCCCGATATTCGTGTTTTTACTTGTGGAGGGATTTTATCATACCAGTGATGTGAAAAAGTATCTAACACGGTTAGGCATTTTTGCATTTATATCGGAAATTCCATTTGATCTGGCATTTAATAATGCAGTATTAGAAACAACTCATCAGAATGTATTCTTTACCTTATTCTTAGGATTATTATTAATATATATTATGAGTATCGTAGAGGAGAAGTATAAGAAACAAGTCTTTGTTAGCAACTGTATTGATGCAATATTAACGCTGGTATTTTGCATTGTAGCGCTGGTATTACGTTGTGATTATCACTTTGCCGGTATATTACTCATTGTTGCCTTCTATCTGTTCCGTGGAAGTAAAGCATTACTCACATTTGCGTTAGTTCTTGTAACCTTTACGATATTAGGTGATATTAACGTACTTGCAACCTTAGCTATGATACCGATCGCTTTTTATAACGGAGAAAAGGGTAAAAGTGCAAAATATTTCTTTTACATCTTTTACCCCGCTCATTTACTGGTATTGTTTTTGATATCTTATCTGATATCATAGTAATTTTCCCGGCTTGGAACATATCTGCCGTAGCTGCTGTTAGAATGAGCGCTATCTCCTGATTCATGGGATTTTTCAGGATAATAATATTTTGAATCAAAGTCTTGTACACTGTGAGAGGAAGGAAAACGATAATAAGTTTTTTTGGTTGGTTCAAAATACATGATATAATCCTCCTGAAGGCAAATGATATGAGTGAAATCTTTATGTTATTATTGTTCATCAGAGAGCAATCTAATATACTTAGAAAATAGCTTTCGCTTTAACACAATCTAACAACATAGCTTATTATTCCATCTTCCATAGAAGTGTTGGAAGGTATCACAAATTAAATAATCGATAAATCAGGAGACGTTTATGATATCATTAAAAATATCCGACATTAAATTATTTATGGCAAAGCTTTTGGCAAGTTCTTCCTTTGACCAGTTTATTCTCCGGGAAATGGAGCTGCAGACATTTACCGTTTTTTCCATATCAGGGCAATTTAATGAAGATTTTTTTACAAACGAGGAATTGGAGGAACGGAAAGGAGATCGATGTGTGTTATGGAGCGATGTACGTTCCATAGCATATTCCATGATTAAGGGCAATAAGACGCCGTTGGCTCTAAAGATAATATTTCAGCTGCCAAGGCAATTATGTGAGGACTTGGTACATCAATCCGGGGGTAAGCTTCGCATGGAGGACATCGGAGGATTATATATAAATCTCAGGTTTGAAAAGAAGGAGCTTCATATTATAACAGGAACAGCGATAAAGACCTTTACATTGGATAAAACACTGGAACAGGAATGGGATCGTGAAGTGAGATCCTTATTAAAGGATCAGGGAGTTGCATTTGAAGAGGAGTAATACGATGATGTCCTGTTGGATACCTGATAGAATCGGAGAAGGATGAAAACTGGGTAAACAATTGTTAGCACTCATGAAAGAAGAGTGCTAATTTTGTCTTGACATTTAAAAACTGCTGTATTATGATATCCTTTGAAGGAAATTTACCGAATAAATGACGATAATATTACAAAAAGGAGTTGTTAGAATGAGTACTGAACGTGGCACTTTATCCATCCATTCAGAGAATATTTTCCCCATTATTAAGAAATGGTTATATTCGGACCATGATATCTTCGTAAGAGAATTGGTATCAAATGGTTGTGATGCGATCACGAAATTAAAGAAGCTTGAAATTATGGGTGAAGCAACACTTCCTGAAGATAATCATTTTCAGATAACCGTAACTGTGAATCCGGAGGAAAAGACAATATGCTTTTCTGACAACGGAATTGGTATGACGGCGGAAGAGGTTAAGGAATATATTAATCAGATCGCATTTTCCGGTGCACAGAAATTCATGGAGAAATATAAGGACAAGACCAATGAGGATCAGATTATCGGACATTTTGGTCTGGGCTTCTATTCTGCATTTATGGTGGCTGGTCGTGTAAGCATTGATACCCTGTCCTGGCAGGAAGGTGCTGAACCGGTGCATTGGGAGTCCGATGGTGGTACAGAATATGAGATGAGTACTGGTACAAGAACGGAACGTGGTACCGATATCACATTGTACTTAAATGAAGAAAGCTATGAATTTTCTAACGAATACCGTGTAAGAGAAATAATTAAAAAGTACTGTTCCTTTATGCCGGTTGAAATATATTTTGTAAACGCGAATGCTCCGAAGGAGGAAGAAAAGGAAGAAGTTATTGACGCTTCCGTAAATGAGGAGGGTGTCGCTTCAGAAGATTCCGCAGAGAAAGAGGAAAAGAAGGAAAAGAAAAAGCCGGAACCGATTAATAATACCAATCCATTATGGATGAAGCATCCGAATGATTGCACCGAAGAGGAATATAAGAATTTCTATCATGATGTATTCCATGATTATAAGGAGCCTCTGTTCTGGATCCATCTGAATATGGATTATCCTTTTAATTTAAAGGGTATTCTATACTTCCCGAAAATCAATACAGAATATGATTCTCTGGAAGGATTAATTAAGCTTTATAGTAATCAGGTATTTATTGCAGATAATATTAAGGAAGTAATACCGGAATTCCTGATGCTGTTAAAGGGTGTTATTGATTGCCCGGACCTTCCGCTTAACGTATCCAGAAGTGCGCTGCAGAATGACGGCTTTGTGAAAAAGATTTCCGATTATATTACAAAGAAGGTAGCGGATAAGCTCACCGGTATGTTTAAGGTTGAGAGAGAGAATTACGAGAAGTTCTGGGATGACATTAGTCCTTTCATTAAGTTTGGCTGCTTAAAGGATGATAAGTTCCGTGAAAAGGTGAAGGATGTTATAATCTTTAAGAACCTGGAAGGAAAATATCTTACTCTGGCAGATTATATAGCTGCGAAAAATGGCACTAAGGATACAGAGAAGGATACTGCCAAGGAAGCTGAGAAAACTGATTCTGAATCAGAGAAGAATAGCAATTCAGAGACGGATAAGGGTACAGAGTCCTCTGAAAGTAAAGAAGAACATGTTCATGATGAACATTGTGAATGCGGCCACGATCATGATCATGACGAAGAGGTTACAGAGGATAAGAAAACCATTGTCTACTATGTAACTGATGAAAAGCAGCAGAGTCAGTATATTAATATGTTTAAAGAAGCTGGCCTCGATGCATTTATCCTGACTCATAATATTGACCAGCCCTTCATTACCCAGCTGGAGTACCAGGATCAGACAATAAAGTTCCAGCGAATTGATGCAGATATCAGTGATAGCTTTAAAGAAGAGACCAAGAAAAAGGATCAGAAGGTTCTTAAGAACAATACCGAAGCAATGACCAAGCTATTCCGTAAGGTTCTTGGTAAAGAGAAGCTGGAAGTAAAGGTTGAGAAATTAAAGAATGATAAGGTGTCTTCCGTTATGACCCTGTCTGAGGAAAGCCGAAGAATGCAGGATATGATGCGTATGTATAGTATGCAGGATATGGATCCCAATATGTTCGGCGGTGGAGAGACCCTGATATTGAATGCGAATAATCAATTGGTTCAGTATATTATCACGAATGAGAATTCAGAATATACTCCGATGATTTGTGAGCAACTGTATGATCTGGCGCTTCTAAGCCATAAGCCGTTGGATCCAGAGGCAATGACCAAGTTTATTCAAAGAAGCAATGAGATTATGTTACATTTAGCAAAATAATTATATAAAGCAAATAATGCGAGAGCTTATCCATGCTTAAGGCAATCTGCCTTCACAATAAAGCAGGATGGGCTCTTACTTTTTGCTCATATTTTATGAAAAGTGGGAAATACTGAATGGTATATAGGAAATCTAATTATCTAAAATTTTAATAAACCTATTGATAAATACAATGTGTCTGTGATAATATATGGTAATGAATACTATATCTTGTGACGTGATAAAACATACTGTGCAATTATCAATACAATGTCAAATAAATAAGAAATTACATAGTGTAGTTCTTATTGAGATTATAAACTGGAGGATAAAATGATGCCCTATAGAATAATAGTAGATAGCTGTACTGACTTACCGAAGCAGGTAAAGGAGGATGGCCATGTTCAAATTGTACCACTAACACTGATTGTAGAAGATGCTGCCATCATAGATGATCACACCTTTAATCAACAGGATTTCTTAACACGTGTTAAGAACAGTCCAACCTGCCCGAAATCAGCATGTCCTTCGCCGGATGACTTTATGAAGTACTATGATTACGACGGCGATATTTATGTCGTTACGATATCATCACAGCTTAGTGGCTCTTATAATAGCGCTGAGTTAGCCAAACGGTTATATCATGAAGATCATCCAAATAAAAAGATTGAGGTGATTGATTCAAGATCCGCTTCGGTTGGGCAGACACTGATTGCGTTAAAGATTAAAGAACTTATCGAAAACAGTCATCCCTTTGAGAGCGTCGTTGAGAAAGTCAGAACCTTCCGTGATG
The nucleotide sequence above comes from Variimorphobacter saccharofermentans. Encoded proteins:
- a CDS encoding DUF6320 domain-containing protein translates to MLYCDNCKVSLKGKHQVCPLCGGIIQNNEDVTEDVFPNIPTIYQEFNMFIRVMILISIAAIIISFAVNIIFTRDSRWSLLVAAAIACMWLSMFFILRKKNNIPKTILWQVVLISLLSVLWDYSIGWHGWSLDYVIPSICFAAMIIIAITAKLLKIGVGDMIIYFLLDGIFGFIPIIFIIFGGLNVLFPSVICVATSAINLSAIILFEGDNIKTELKKRMHI
- a CDS encoding DegV family protein; translated protein: MMPYRIIVDSCTDLPKQVKEDGHVQIVPLTLIVEDAAIIDDHTFNQQDFLTRVKNSPTCPKSACPSPDDFMKYYDYDGDIYVVTISSQLSGSYNSAELAKRLYHEDHPNKKIEVIDSRSASVGQTLIALKIKELIENSHPFESVVEKVRTFRDGLKTKFVLENLDTLRKNGRLTSIQALLCSALNIKLVMSATAEGTIMKLGQARGIAKALLEMIKAIERDVVKPNEKTIAIAHCNNYERAKFVKEEILKRIPFKDCLIVDTAGVSSMYANEGGIITAY
- a CDS encoding DUF5721 family protein, with protein sequence MISLKISDIKLFMAKLLASSSFDQFILREMELQTFTVFSISGQFNEDFFTNEELEERKGDRCVLWSDVRSIAYSMIKGNKTPLALKIIFQLPRQLCEDLVHQSGGKLRMEDIGGLYINLRFEKKELHIITGTAIKTFTLDKTLEQEWDREVRSLLKDQGVAFEEE
- a CDS encoding alpha/beta hydrolase, with amino-acid sequence MAINKAMRIALKALSYPDLDVKKNYKLHRQMTNVAHPYIKPKYEMWDHKVSVGDYDIPVRVFFPPESDADNRVLVFFHGGGWVIGNIDSYTTVCSNMANMTGHIVVSVDYRLAPEYKFPTAPEDCYAVTKAIFENADTFGVEKKNITLIGDSAGGNLAAVVSIMARDRGEFMPSRQILLYPSTDSDHSQTSPYESVRENGTDFLLTTKRICDFIDLYKSSDEDLSNPYLAPILSKDLSNQPRTLIITAQYDPLRDEGEAYGKKLYAFGNEAEVYRMKDALHGFISLPKHFVHVKRSYELINQFLNNESSN
- a CDS encoding TraX family protein, with translation MNSFVLKLIAIITMLIDHTAVVFVPHNTVLYIVMRSIGRLAFPIFVFLLVEGFYHTSDVKKYLTRLGIFAFISEIPFDLAFNNAVLETTHQNVFFTLFLGLLLIYIMSIVEEKYKKQVFVSNCIDAILTLVFCIVALVLRCDYHFAGILLIVAFYLFRGSKALLTFALVLVTFTILGDINVLATLAMIPIAFYNGEKGKSAKYFFYIFYPAHLLVLFLISYLIS
- a CDS encoding ABC-F family ATP-binding cassette domain-containing protein — translated: MIQASNVTLRIGKKALFEDVNIKFTEGNCYGLIGANGAGKSTFLKILNGQIEPTKGEIIITPGQRLSFLQQDHFKYDAYEVLETVIMGNKRLYDIMKEKDVIYAKEDFTEEDGIRASELEAEFASMDGWEAEANAASLLNGLGIDTELHYKKMSELSGSEKVKVLLAQALFGNPDILLLDEPTNHLDLEAIRWLEEFLINFENTVIVVSHDRYFLNKVCTHIADIDYAKIQLYAGNYDFWYESSQLMIKQMKEANKKKEEKIKELQEFIQRFSANASKSKQATSRKRALEKIELDDIRPSSRKYPYIDFRPSREIGNEVLTVENLSKTIDGVKVLDNISFIVGREDKIAFVGPNTFATTTLFRILAGELEPDEGSYKWGITTNVSYFPKDNTKLFEGDETIVDFLMPFSPEKDVTYVRGFMGRMLFAGEEGSKKVNVLSGGERVRVMLSKMMIAGANVLILDEPTNHLDMESITSLNNGLIKFPGVALFTSQDHQFIQTTANRIMEIAGGHLIDKITTYDEYLDSDEMARKRQVMLFNKEDDED
- the htpG gene encoding molecular chaperone HtpG — its product is MSTERGTLSIHSENIFPIIKKWLYSDHDIFVRELVSNGCDAITKLKKLEIMGEATLPEDNHFQITVTVNPEEKTICFSDNGIGMTAEEVKEYINQIAFSGAQKFMEKYKDKTNEDQIIGHFGLGFYSAFMVAGRVSIDTLSWQEGAEPVHWESDGGTEYEMSTGTRTERGTDITLYLNEESYEFSNEYRVREIIKKYCSFMPVEIYFVNANAPKEEEKEEVIDASVNEEGVASEDSAEKEEKKEKKKPEPINNTNPLWMKHPNDCTEEEYKNFYHDVFHDYKEPLFWIHLNMDYPFNLKGILYFPKINTEYDSLEGLIKLYSNQVFIADNIKEVIPEFLMLLKGVIDCPDLPLNVSRSALQNDGFVKKISDYITKKVADKLTGMFKVERENYEKFWDDISPFIKFGCLKDDKFREKVKDVIIFKNLEGKYLTLADYIAAKNGTKDTEKDTAKEAEKTDSESEKNSNSETDKGTESSESKEEHVHDEHCECGHDHDHDEEVTEDKKTIVYYVTDEKQQSQYINMFKEAGLDAFILTHNIDQPFITQLEYQDQTIKFQRIDADISDSFKEETKKKDQKVLKNNTEAMTKLFRKVLGKEKLEVKVEKLKNDKVSSVMTLSEESRRMQDMMRMYSMQDMDPNMFGGGETLILNANNQLVQYIITNENSEYTPMICEQLYDLALLSHKPLDPEAMTKFIQRSNEIMLHLAK